In Astyanax mexicanus isolate ESR-SI-001 chromosome 17, AstMex3_surface, whole genome shotgun sequence, a single window of DNA contains:
- the adssl gene encoding adenylosuccinate synthase, like: MAADSTMSNGRETACLNGEPAVKRSRESGAVEALRTPREPQNKVTVVLGAQWGDEGKGKVVDLLAMDADIVCRCQGGNNAGHTVVVDSVEYDFHLLPSGVLNKKALSFIGNGVVIHLPGLFEEAEKNMQKGNGLQGWEERLKISDRAHIVFNFHQAVDGIQEQQRQQQAGKNLGTTKKGIGPAYSSKAARNGLRVCDLVSDFSVFEEKFRVLASHFQTMYPNLNIDVDAELEQLMGYAERLRPLVTDGVYFMHKALTGPSKKILVEGANAALLDIDFGTYPFVTSSNCTVGGVCTGLGVPPSHVGRVYGVVKAYTTRVGVGAFPTEQNNDVGDLLQSKGREFGVTTGRRRRCGWLDLVLVRYAHMVNGFTAIALTKLDILDTLPEIKVGVAYTVDGKPLPSFPANMDVLTKVSVTYETLPGWCCSTEGARNFDELPAQAQAYICFIEDFLQVPVKWVGVGKSRESMIKLF, encoded by the exons ATGGCAGCGGACAGCACGATGTCGAACGGTCGGGAAACGGCGTGTTTGAATGGCGAGCCGGCGGTGAAGCGCTCGCGGGAGAGCGGCGCGGTGGAGGCGCTCCGGACTCCACGGGAGCCGCAGAATAAAGTGACCGTGGTGCTGGGGGCTCAGTGGGGAGACGAGGGGAAGGGGAAAGTGGTGGACCTGTTGGCTATGGACGCCGACATTGTGTGCAGATGCCAG GGAGGAAACAACGCGGGACACACGGTGGTCGTGGACTCTGTGGAATACGACTTTCACCTGTTACCGAGCGGAGTTCTCAATAAAAAGGCCCTCTCTTTTATCG GAAATGGAGTTGTGATTCATCTACCAGGGTTGTTTGAAGAGGCTGAGAAGAATATGCAGAAAGGCAATG ggCTACAGGGTTGGGAAGAGAGACTGAAGATTTCAGACCGTGCACATATTG TGTTTAATTTCCACCAGGCTGTTGACGGGATACAAGAGCAACAGAGGCAGCAGCAGGCAGGGAAGAA TTTGGGAACTACTAAAAAGGGCATTGGTCCTGCGTACTCCTCTAAGGCAGCACGCAATGGACTCAGAGTGTGTGATTTGGTCTCTGATTTCTCAGTTTTTGAAGAAAA GTTCCGTGTACTGGCAAGCCATTTTCAGACCATGTACCCCAACCTTAACATTGATGTTGATGCAGAACTAGAGCAACTAATG GGTTATGCAGAGAGATTGCGTCCTCTGGTAACTGATGGGGTTTACTTCATGCATAAAGCCCTAACTGGACCTAGCAAGAAGATTCTGGTGGAAGGAGCTAATGCAGCCCTCCTAGATATTGACTTTG GGACCTATCCGTTTGTGACCTCATCAAACTGCACTGTTGGAGGTGTGTGCACAGGCCTTGGTGTGCCCCCGTCCCATGTTGGACGAGTCTATGGTGTGGTGAAGGCATACACCACCAGAGTGGGTGTTGGAGCGTTCCCTACAGAGCAGAACAAT GACGTCGGTGATCTGCTGCAGTCCAAAGGAAGAGAATTTGGAGTGACAACAGGCAGACGGCGACGCTGTGGGTGGCTGGACCTGGTTTTGGTCCGTTATGCTCACATGGTCAACGGTTTCACAGC TATTGCTCTGACCAAGTTGGACATACTTGATACATTGCCTGAGATAAAAGTGGGTGTGGCCTATACAGTTGATGGCAAGCCCTTGCCCAGctttccag CTAACATGGATGTCCTGACGAAGGTCTCTGTGACCTATGAGACATTACCTGGGTGGTGCTGCAGCACAGAGGGAGCACGCAACTTTGATGAACTGCCAGCTCAGGCACAGGCCTACATTTGCTTCATTGAGGACTTTTTACAGGTGCCAG TAAAATGGGTTGGTGTTGGCAAGTCCAGGGAAAGCATGATCAAGCTGTTCTAA
- the stx5al gene encoding syntaxin 5A, like: protein MNTRRRHGPRSSEDGVYTGPSQTQYQLVQPLESSPAVAVPLPTPVDTSSMSCRDRTSEFQSVCKSLQGRQNGAHTIRPVNSAVRQRSDFTLVAKQIGRDLSNTFAKLEKLTILAKRKSLFDDKAAEIDELTYIVKQDINNLNKQIAQLQELVRSKNSQNSRHLQTHSNTIVVSLQSKLASMSSDFKSVLEVRTENLKQQKSRQEQFSQSSASTSSFQDSSFNNSVLMQDSSGKADISINMDLHSSQQMQLINKKDSFIQDRANTMQNIETTIVELGSIFQQLAHMVKEQEETVHRIDANVEDTQLNVDLAHSEILKYFQSVSNNRWLLIKIFLILIIFFFIFVVFLS, encoded by the exons ATGAATACACGGCGTCGCCACGGTCCTAGGAGCAGCGAGGATGGGGTATACACTGGGCCTTCACAGACCCAGTACCAGCTGGTCCAGCCACTGGAGTCCTCCCCAGCTGTGGCTGTGCCCCTGCCCACTCCCGTAGACACCAGCAGCATGTCCTGCAGAGACCGCACCAGCGAGTTTCAATCCGTGTGCAAATCCCTGCAGGGGAGGCAG AATGGAGCTCACACCATTAGACCAGTTAACAGTGCAGTCAGACAGCGCAGTGACTTCACTCTTGTGGCAAA GCAGATAGGCAGggaccttagcaacacctttgccaAGCTGGAAAAACTCACAATAC ttgCCAAAAGAAAATCCCTCTTTGACGACAAAGCTGCCGAGATCGATGAGTTGACATATATTGTGAAACAG GACATTAACAACCTAAATAAACAGATAGCCCAGCTGCAGGAGCTGGTCCGCTCTAAGAATAGTCAAAACAGTAGACATCTCCAAACACATTCCAATACCATTGTTGTTTCATTACAG TCAAAGTTGGCATCCATGTCAAGTGATTTTAAGTCAGTCCTGGAAGTCAGAACAGAG AACCTGAAACAGCAGAAGAGCAGACAAGAGCAGTTTTCCCAGTCTTCAGCCTCCACATCTTCATTCCAGGATAGCAGCTTTA ATAACTCAGTATTGATGCAAGATAGTTCTGGAAAAGCGGATATCTCCATAAACATGGACCTGCACTCCAGCCAGCAGATGCAGCTCATCAATAAGAAG GACTCATTTATTCAGGACAGAGCAAACACTATGCAGAACATAGAGACTACAATCGTGGAACTGGGATCTATATTTCAGCAGCTGGCTCACATGGTTAAAGAACAGGAAGAGACTGTTCAcag GATTGATGCTAATGTTGAGGACACTCAGCTCAATGTCGACCTTGCACACAGTGAAATACTCAAGTACTTTCAGTCTGTCTCCAACAACCGCTGGTTGCTCATCAAAatcttcctcatcctcatcattttcttctttatttttgtgGTTTTCTTGTCCTGA